In Euphorbia lathyris chromosome 10, ddEupLath1.1, whole genome shotgun sequence, the DNA window GTCTTGGCCAGATTCTGCCTGACCATTTATCAGGGAGTTTGAGGAGTGTTGTCTCGCCCGTGGCGAGATGGAAACTGCCTTCTCGTGGGGTTTCATGCCCCGTGTTTTTCCTTCTAAAAAAGACCTGCCATCATCTAATTGCTTTTCCAATCTTTTGACTAACAGATTCAATTATCTTACTGTCTACTGGGTTACCCATTTCATCCGTATCCGTAACACAGAATACGTTTAGAGCTGTGTCATGTTGACATCTCAGCCCTTGTCACATTAATCCCATTCTCTCCAAACGTTCTTGTCACATTTGCTAATAGCCCCTCCCTATCAGACATGCATAATTCTAGCCGCACGTCCTCAGTTGCTGTTCTCTCCACTGCAGCCTTTCAGGCAATGTAAAGTGTAGTGTCCAGTTGCCTCCAGTGACCGGTTTAGGGTGCTTGTGATGGTCTCTCATGTTTTGTGAGTGttaaatttgatatttttggGTGTTTTTCTGTAGCAAATTAAACGAACTAATGTTCACACTTCAGGGATTTGGGTCATCGACTAATTGAGACGTTTAAAAAGTTGTGCTGTGGAGTGATCTGTGTAAACCTGACCAGTTTAACCTAAGTTATTTtaccccatatatatatatgcactgTACTCTATttcctaaaataattttttcattaAAATTTTTTTGTAATAGGTTGAATGGATTAGTGAGTTTTATAATAGATTGTGTTGACGCCTAACACATTAATACAGTAGTGTTCACACACATTAAGtctaaatctaacggtgaatgaccaaattcatttggtcatcagATCTCGGAAGTAAATTCCAGGGGGCTGAGGGAGAAGTCACATCTTCAATTATTATGGTATCTTGGAaagtcttctttcttttcttttccgtATGCCGTCTTTCATCGCCTCGTTCCAATGTGTTTTGTTCCTCGTTATCTCTCTCTATTTTGTCACTTCTTCTCCTTCTGGTATCCACATCCACTGAAACTAAAGTATCAATTTTGGCACTTCTCCTTCTACTGATATTTTATTCCATTTGTCTGATATGTCATTAAATACTAATAAAAAACAAGTGTGGCATTGTGCGGGTTCCATCTGTTCAAACTCTTATCATATGttttgcataaaaaaaaaaaaaaaagggcggcccggtcgcattacgcgtccccgctgagcgagggtccggggaggggtcccaccacaagggtgtattgggggcaagccttcccttgccaatttaattggcaagaggccgctcctaagactcgaacccgtgactaTTCTAAAAAGCTTTCCTAAATCTATTATGAATAAATTAGGCTTTCTTTATCATTTGCATGTTAAGAATAAATTAGGCTTTCCCAAAAACGACGATATGTATAAATTTAAGACGTATCCCAATAGTGCACATATTGTTCCTTTCCATAGTTGGTTTGATAATCCTATTTAAGAAGAATGCTATTAAGCTCCATAAAATGAGTTAGAACTAGATTTAGTAACTTTTATAGAAGATTTCAGGACTTGTAGTTTACAGAATTTATCCTATACTAAACTCAACTCCTTAAAAGAGTCATTGTGTATATGTGCAGTAGCATATAATACAACATGATTTTGAGAAAATCAATCAAAATCAGGCAACAAAAAGCTCAGCTTTTCCATCAATGAAAAGACTCATGAATTCTTCGCCGTCGACGGTTTCTTTCTCTATGAGAAGCTGAGCAAGTTTATGGAGAATGTCAATATGAGTTGTGATTATTTGTGTGGCTCTTTCATAAGCTTTCTCTACCAGCTCTCTTACTTCTGCATCTACCACATCTGCAGTCGCCATCGAATAGTCTTTTTGGGATGACATCTGATGATAACCAACGAAAGGTATGCGAGTTAGATCTTAATTTTGCTTTGTGATTTTGCAAAGGTATACAGTCGTTGCTTCGAAGTTTGGTGTCCGTTTCAGAAAAGTCCCTTTCTTTCAGTAAAATCACTGAATTTcacattttgattttaatgaaccGGCCAATGTGTACAAAAACTCACTAAAACGTTGATATGACACAAAAGACGGTTGACAGTGTGCTAAGGCCAACTAAGTGTCGTATTGAACATGTCTGACGGGGGCAAAAATGTAGCAGCCACATGGCATATTCTAAGaaacaattttaaaaaaccATCCTTGTTCAACATGGCGCTTAATTGCCGTATAGTCAACTGTTTCCTATGCTATGTCAATATTCAGATGAGTTTTTTTACACAAATTGACCAtagtgactttattgaaatcaaatgtGACGTTCAATGGTGATATTTGTGAAACAAATCCCAAAATTCAACGAACGTCGATGCAATTTAACCCACGAGAAACGCAAgcaatgaataataataataaaaaaaaggccTATTACATACTCAACCCTCCATGTTGGCCATAAAAGCCGATCCCCCCCTTCCCTTGAACTTTGAAAACAATCGATTAActaattaaacttgtttaaactGGCCAGTTGCCCCTGAAATTGATTAAGGTGATCTATCGATCCCTTAAATTGCTCCAGTGACCTATCGTCCCCTGCAGGTCTGCTTGGAGGAAGGTTTGACAAGGTTCATTAGAAGGAGGGGAGGGGATGTTATTTATTGAACCTCCAGATCCCACCAATTTGGTGGTACTGAAATTGGGGTTATTTCAAGGTGTTCTAACCTTCATTTAACCCCCAATTAACCCTCACCTCCATTTAAACTCCTTCCCAAGCAAGGTTAGTTAAATAACCTCCAAATTGATGATGGATTAGAGAAGAGACAACGACAATTTGAGGCCCCGTTTTTATCTAATGTGAAGCCCATGCTCCTTCAATTTGTAGAAAGTTTAAATTAGGGTTAAAATAAAAGTTTGACTGACTATTAATTTAGTCTAAAATGAATTTTAGGTATTAATAACTTTAAATTTGGCAAAATTTGACAAACTAATTCAAGAAAATTTGATAAGGTTCATTAAAGGGAGAGGGGgttatttagttaatttccAAATCCTGAAATTGGGGTATTTTAAGGTTTTCTAATCTTCATTTAACCGTCACAAGCAAGGTTAGCTAACCTCCCTTTAATTAACTTCCTCTAACTCCAAAACAAGCAAACCCTGAAGTTGCTTAAAATGATATGCGCTTCAACTTGTTCAAATCCCTACTTGCTCTGCTATGGAGGACTCGTGTCACTTTAAGCAACTTCAAGGGGCCTAATCGATAGTTTTCAAAGTTGGAAGGGTAATTAGactattttggacaaatttGCAACTAGGAATGTATTAGGCCAACACAAAAAATGCAAATATTTAGATTTAGATCAAAGCACAATTGAATTTTTACCTGTTGGCCTAAGAAGGGATTGCCACCAGGTCCACCAATGGCAACTTGTCCAATCTTTTTGCTGAAACCAAATCTCTCAACCATCTGCCTTGCCACCCTTGAAACTTGCATGAAGTCGTTCGATGCTCCAGTTGTCACGTTCTCCGTACCAAAGATAACTTCTTCTGCTACCCTGCATTGCAAATGAAGGAGTTCATCGTCAATAGGGGAAGTTCACAAGTAAATTTGAACCGACGGTTGCTGAAGTATGAGGTCTGTTTCACATATTTTccttcaataaaatcacttaatttcaaatttgctTTTAATAGAGGCATTCGGCCAATTTGTGTATAAAAATTCACCGGGATGTTGACGTGGCGGAGAAGACAATTAATTATATACCAACTAAGCACCGTGCCGCACAAACATgttattttcttaaattttgatGTGGCTTATAGGATGTGTCCCGTGGTGGCACACACATGGATGCCACATCAACTGTAAAAAGTCATACATGTTCAACATGGCGCTTAGTTGTCATATAATCAACTGTCTTTTGTGCCACGTCAATATTCCGGTGAGTTCATGAACACAAATTGGCCGGAATAAAATGTGAGGCTGAATAATTTTAtcgaaagaaaatgaaattcgACAACTTTTGTGAAAAAGTCCGAAACTTAAATGAATGTAGATGTATTTTACCCACGAGTctacacttaaaaaaaaaaaactttaatagGAGGAAACATGCTAGTTATTGCTCCAGATGCATTTAAGGATTACAGGTGGCGTTCAGTTGCCATATAGTCAATTGTCTTTTGTGTCACGTTAACATTCCAACGAGTCTTTGTACATAAAGTACACGGAATGACTTCATTGAAATCAAATGTGAATGAAGTTCACtgatttattaaaaagaaatgaaattaaGTAACATTTGTGAAACAGACCGCAAAATTTAGCGACTGTAAGTGAATTTTACCCTTTAAGTTCACTCTCCAAAAGAAACTCTAAAAGAAGGAGCAAAAAAGGTTAAGAGAGGTTCGTTAACCAACCTTCCACCAAGTGCAACAGCCATCTGATTCTCCAAGTAGCTTCTGCTATACAATCCGGACTCGAGCCTCTCCTCACTCGGAGCGAAAAACGTAAGACCGCCGGCTTGACCACGAGGAATGATCGATATCTTTGCCACAGGATCATATTCGGGCATAAGTGCTCCAACCAAAGCATGTCCAGCCTCTGCAAAAAATGATTGTGATTAACACAATTTAATCTTCGAAACGAGAAAGCAACCGGAAGAAAAACTGGAAATCGGAAATTGGCATTTATATACCATGATAGGCGACCAATTTTTTCTTCTCCTCGGAAACAACGGCATTTTTCTTCTCTGGTCCGGCAATGATCCTCTCCAGGGCATCAGATATCTCGTCTTTGCTTATTTCTTTAAGCTCACGCCTAGCAGCAAGTATGGCAGCTTCATTCATCAGATTCTGCAAATCAGCTCCAGTGAATCCTGGGGTTCTCCGAGCAATCTTATCAAAGTCGACATCCTTTGCAAGTGCCTTTCCcctagagtgaacctaaaaATAACAAGACGAACACGCGAAGGTAAGTCGAAGCAAGACTTAATGAACATAATCTGCTTCCATTACTATGAAAGATAGATCAATTTCAAACACAAAAACAATCCAAATGTTGCCAAATAATCAATGTAAGGATTGATCAAGCAATGTACAGATCACCAAATGAATATTGATATAGAAGTTTTAAACTGTACATAAAAAAACTGGGACGAACCTCGTTACATCAATCTGATTAATCGGGTTCATAATTGATCAGGCGTTCCTTGTGTGACCCTTGTCCTATTAAAAATATGTTGCCTATCCTAGGTATAGATCTAGGGACCTAGCTTAAAGCGACTAAACTTCCACTTGACCAACCGTAATTGATAAAATAGATAATACTCGTCACAAAACAAATTGCTACCGCATTAGGGTTGTCAACGGGGCATGAATTTTCTGTCAATCTGGGAATCACGCCCTAATGGGGACGGAGAATCACCGAAAAAGTTCCCCAAAGGGCAGGAATGAATTTTGTTTTATCTCCAATCTATCGGGTACATAAGAACCATTCCCATTCCTCGTCCCAcctcatttacaaccctagaCCTCGTCCTACCGGTGCAATAACACATGAATTACATATAAACAAGAATCATTATCAAACATCACTCAAGCTGAATCCAAATTGCAATTCAGTACTGAAAAGAGCAAAACAGtataggaaaaaaaattataaccaGTAGAACTACTAACCTGAAGTATCTTCACTCTACCGGCAACATCCGGCCGGTCAACAGTAACTTGTCTATCAAACCTGCCAGGTCTTAGCAAAGCTGAATCAAGAACATCCGGTCTATTAGTAGCAGCCAACACAATAACACCCGAATTGCCGGAAAATCCATCCATTTCCGTCAGCAATTGATTAATAGTCTGCTCCCTCTCATCATTTCCGCCTCCCAGTCCGGCTCCTCTCTGCCTTCCTACTGCATCAATTTCATCAATGAACACAATGCACGGAGCCTTTGCTTTGGCTTTGTCAAACAAATCCCTCACTCTTGATGCTCCAACTCCGACAAACAACTCCACAAATTCAGATGCTGCACACGAGAAAAACGGCACTCCTGCTTCTCCGGCAACTGCTCTAGCCAGCAGAGTCTTTCCTGTTCCGGGCGGTCCGACAAGTAAACACCCTTTTGGAATTTTAGCTCCTAAAGCTGTGTATTTGTCTGGGTTTTTCAAAAAATCCACAACCTCTTGAAGTTCCAATTTTGCCTGGTCTGCTCCGGCAACATCACCGAATGTTACTCCAGTTTCCGGTACTTCCTGGAATTTCGATTTCGACCTCCCGAAATCCATCGGGCCACCTAACCCACCGGGTCCTCCAGGACCGCCT includes these proteins:
- the LOC136208679 gene encoding ATP-dependent zinc metalloprotease FTSH, chloroplastic, whose translation is MASSTNPLLSSTFFGSKTLLSPPTPKTTKSSFPFPFFSLKKSQSVEAKIPNSDSLKSISSQATLATLLFSSLSPQAFAVDNPSPPSPPPVIEALPAKPNPSTSSPFAQNLLLTAPKPQSQSTSDLPEGTQWRYSEFLNAVKKGKVERVRFSKDGSTLQLSAVDGRRANVIVPNDPDLIDILAMNGVDISVSEGDTGNGLFNFIGNLIFPVLAFAGLFLLFRRGQGGPGGPGGLGGPMDFGRSKSKFQEVPETGVTFGDVAGADQAKLELQEVVDFLKNPDKYTALGAKIPKGCLLVGPPGTGKTLLARAVAGEAGVPFFSCAASEFVELFVGVGASRVRDLFDKAKAKAPCIVFIDEIDAVGRQRGAGLGGGNDEREQTINQLLTEMDGFSGNSGVIVLAATNRPDVLDSALLRPGRFDRQVTVDRPDVAGRVKILQVHSRGKALAKDVDFDKIARRTPGFTGADLQNLMNEAAILAARRELKEISKDEISDALERIIAGPEKKNAVVSEEKKKLVAYHEAGHALVGALMPEYDPVAKISIIPRGQAGGLTFFAPSEERLESGLYSRSYLENQMAVALGGRVAEEVIFGTENVTTGASNDFMQVSRVARQMVERFGFSKKIGQVAIGGPGGNPFLGQQMSSQKDYSMATADVVDAEVRELVEKAYERATQIITTHIDILHKLAQLLIEKETVDGEEFMSLFIDGKAELFVA